ATACAGGGTCACACTCATTTCTATGATCCTCAAACAAATGTAGCTGTTTGATTTACAAAACTATTGTAGATGTTCATCTGAGTGAAGTGAAGATAATACATGACTAATTGTGTTTGACCCTTGTTAACATTAAgggaacaacaaacaaacatgcttTTGAAAGGCTTATATTTCACACGATGTACAGGAGTTGCTTGTTTGGCTTCAGTCACATGCACCCTGTTTATTTCCCCGTTTGCCCACTGTGTCCATCCACGACCATTGGATGCAACAAACGGCCAACTGGGGCATGTGACACATGCTGCAATGGGTGGGTGGGAGTGTCAATTCTGTGAAAAGTTCCCCGGGCCGGCGAGCAAGCAGGCAGGAATGTGTGCTTTGGTTGGTGGGATCGAATGTCACCAGCTGTGAAGGGGGCGGTATAAAGGACAGCGGGGATAGTTGGTCAGTCAGAGTTGATCCATAAACGAGCGAGTAGCTGCAACATACCAAGAACATCCAAGCATCACTTTTGAAAAACCTTTCCCCAACCAACCAGCAGAGAATTTGGACATTTACTAATCGTCATGGATGTCCAGCGGAGTGGTACCCTGGTTCGGCCTCCCAGCCCCATGGACAGCTTGGAGAAACAACTAAGCTGCCCCATTTGCTTGGATATGTTCACCAAGCCAGTGGTCATTCTGCCCTGCCAGCACAACCTGTGCCGCAGCTGTGCCAGCGACCTCTACGACTCCCGAAACCCGTACCGCTTTTCCGGCGGCGTCTTCCGCTGCCCCACGTGCCGTTTTGAGGTAGTGCTTGACCGCCACGGCGTTCACGGGCTCCAGCGGAACTTGCTAGTGGAGAACATTATCGACATCTACAAGCAGCAGCAAGAAGTGAGCAGCAACGACAACAACACAGAGAGTTCTCTCAAGCCCAAAGAGTCAAAAGAACCCAAGTGCCAGGAACACGAAGACGAGAGAATAAACATCTACTGCAAAACCTGCCAGACTCCAACATGCTCCATGTGCAAAGTCTTCGGGCAGCACAAAGACTGCGACGTGGCGCCTCTGGAAGCCGTCTACCAGACCCAAAAGACGGAACTGAGCAACGCCATCGATAATCTCGTGGCTAGCAATGGGCGCCTGCAATCGTTGCTCATCCAGATGGAAGACGCTTGCCGCAACGTGCAGGAAAACGCCCAACGCGCCAAGCAAGGTCTGAGCGAACGCTTCGACCTGCTTTACGCCGTCCTGGAAGAACGAAAGACGGTTCTACTGGAACAGATCGGTAAAGAGCAAGATGACAAAGTAGCCGCCCTGCGGGCCATGTCCCAACGTTATGGCGAGAGGCTCCAGACCAGCACCGACCTCACCGACTCGGCCGTCCAGGCGTTGGAGCAGAACGGCGCCGCAGAGTTCCTGGTGGCGGCTAAAGGCCTGATAACGCAAACCAAAGACGCCGCCAAAGGCTCCATGGGCGAAGAGAGGCCCGAGCCGGGTTTCGAGAAGATGGATCACTTCGCCGTGTCGACGGAGCACGCCGAGGCGATCTTGGCAAAAATGGACTTTGGCTCAGACAGCGAAGATGATTTTGATGACGccgatgaagaagaggaggaataATGGAAGTG
Above is a window of Stigmatopora nigra isolate UIUO_SnigA chromosome 11, RoL_Snig_1.1, whole genome shotgun sequence DNA encoding:
- the trim63b gene encoding E3 ubiquitin-protein ligase TRIM63 gives rise to the protein MDVQRSGTLVRPPSPMDSLEKQLSCPICLDMFTKPVVILPCQHNLCRSCASDLYDSRNPYRFSGGVFRCPTCRFEVVLDRHGVHGLQRNLLVENIIDIYKQQQEVSSNDNNTESSLKPKESKEPKCQEHEDERINIYCKTCQTPTCSMCKVFGQHKDCDVAPLEAVYQTQKTELSNAIDNLVASNGRLQSLLIQMEDACRNVQENAQRAKQGLSERFDLLYAVLEERKTVLLEQIGKEQDDKVAALRAMSQRYGERLQTSTDLTDSAVQALEQNGAAEFLVAAKGLITQTKDAAKGSMGEERPEPGFEKMDHFAVSTEHAEAILAKMDFGSDSEDDFDDADEEEEE